A stretch of Mya arenaria isolate MELC-2E11 chromosome 14, ASM2691426v1 DNA encodes these proteins:
- the LOC128218107 gene encoding peptidase M20 domain-containing protein 2-like, with protein MSGAERLKQVACAAIDAAQEQLGDVSREIWCKPELAFKEKHAHKILTDFLDEHGFQTERSYKLETAFKATYGSRADGPNVSFISEYDALPEIGHACGHNLIAEVGVGAGLGLMAAMKVAGKPLGQVTVLGTPAEEGPGGKIHLIEAGAFTDVDVAMMAHPFPDNDFRPVALARLSLDVVYTGRASHAAGYPWEGVNDLDAAVTCYQGISCLRQQCKPDWRVHCIILEGGVKVNIIPERARLHVGVRAPSDEEMFMLKDKVMNIITSAATSTGCQVEHKLMSKPYSSMLSNEVMVGLFEKNVSRVQPPEVPTRPGSVFGSTDMGNVAHVVPSIHPNFHIGGRAVNHTRDFTGDAGSPMAQEYTLQIMKALAMTAIDILTDQERLQEIKQAFAKSMSVFN; from the exons ATGAGCGGCGCCGAACGTTTGAAGCAAGTTGCTTGTGCCGCGATTGACGCGGCGCAGGAACAGCTCGGGGATGTCAGCAGGGAAATTTGGTGTAAACCAGAACTCGCCTTTAAGGAAAAGCATGCGCACAAGATTCTCACTGACTTCCTAGATGAACATGGGTTTCAG ACGGAGCGTTCGTACAAGCTGGAGACGGCGTTCAAAGCGACGTACGGCTCACGAGCCGACGGCCCGAACGTGTCCTTTATCAGCGAGTATGACGCACTACCGGAAATAGGACACGCATGCGGACACAATTTGATAGCGGAAGTTGGCGTTGGAGCGGGACTGGGCCTAATGGCTGCCATGAAAGTCGCAGGCAAGCCTCTTGGACAG GTGACGGTATTGGGAACGCCGGCGGAAGAGGGTCCGGGTGGAAAGATTCATTTGATAGAAGCTGGCGCTTTTACAGACGTGGATGTCGCGATGATGGCGCACCCGTTTCCCGATAACGACTTCCGTCCGGTTGCCTTAGCGAGGCTGAG CTTAGATGTGGTGTACACGGGTAGGGCGTCTCACGCGGCCGGCTACCCCTGGGAAGGTGTCAACGATCTGGACGCGGCCGTCACGTGCTATCAAGGCATTTCCTGTCTCCGACAACAGTGCAAACCAGACTGGAGAGTACATT GTATTATTCTTGAGGGTGGAGTAAAGGTTAACATTATACCAGAGCGCGCGAGACTTCACGTGGGTGTCCGCGCGCCAAGTGACGAGGAAATGTTTATGTTGAAAGACAAAGTCATGAACATCATCACGTCAGCGGCTACCAGCACAGGGTGTCAG GTCGAGCACAAACTGATGAGCAAACCATATTCTTCAATGTTGAGCAACGAAGTCATGGTTGGGCTCTTTGAAAAAAACGTGTCACGTGTTCAACCGCCGGAAGTACCGACCCGACCCGGAAGTGTATTCGGATCCACGGATATGGGAAATGTTGCGCATGTGGTACCCAGTATCCACCCAAACTTCCATATTGGCGGTAGAGCCGTCAACCACACCCGGGATTTTACTGGAGATGCTG GTTCACCCATGGCACAAGAATACACGCTACAAATAATGAAAGCACTTGCAATGACAGCGATAGATATTCTCACTGACCAAGAACGTctacaagaaataaaacaagcgTTTGCCAAGAGCATGTCCGTTTTCAACTAG
- the LOC128218347 gene encoding xaa-Arg dipeptidase-like, which yields MCDVEDLKLAACAAIDAAKKQLNNISTEIWSKPELGFEERHAHNILTDFLENHGFQTERSYKLETAFRATYGSREDGPNVTFISEYDALPEIGHACGHNLIAEVGVGAGLGLMAAMKAAGKPLGQVTVLGTPAEESAGGKIDLIEAGAFTDVDVAMMAHPFPENDFRPIALAYYGLEIVYTGKASHAAGYPWEGVNALDAAVTCYQGISFLRQQCKPDWRIHCIILEGGVKVNIIPERARLHVTVRAPSDQEMFLLRDKVINIITSAATSTGCQVEYKLFDRPCSAMLNNGVMVDLFEHNLSRVQPPEVPTRTGSVFGSTDMGNVAQVVPSIHPNFHIGGRAVNHTRDFTGDAGSPMAQEYTLQVMKALAMTAVDIVTSKDRLQEIKQAFAEGSNYT from the exons ATGTGTGACGTTGAGGATTTGAAGCTAGCTGCATGTGCAGCCATAGACGCCGCAAAGAAACAGTTGAACAATATCAGCACGGAGATTTGGAGTAAACCGGAACTCGGATTCGAAGAAAGGCACGCGCACAATATTCTCACTGACTTCTTGGAAAATCACGGATTTCAA ACTGAGCGTTCTTACAAATTGGAGACGGCGTTCAGAGCGACGTACGGTTCCCGAGAGGACGGCCCTAACGTGACCTTCATCAGCGAGTATGACGCGCTTCCGGAAATAGGCCATGCATGTGGTCACAACTTAATAGCAGAAGTTGGAGTCGGAGCCGGGTTGGGACTAATGGCCGCCATGAAGGCCGCTGGCAAACCTCTCGGACAG GTGACTGTATTGGGAACCCCAGCGGAGGAGAGCGCGGGCGGAAAAATTGACTTGATAGAAGCCGGCGCCTTTACCGACGTCGACGTCGCGATGATGGCGCATCCGTTTCCGGAAAACGATTTCCGTCCTATCGCCTTAGCATATTACGG TTTGGAGATTGTGTACACGGGTAAGGCGTCTCACGCGGCTGGCTACCCATGGGAAGGCGTCAACGCCCTGGACGCGGCTGTCACGTGCTACCAAGGAATTTCCTTTCTCCGACAACAGTGCAAACCGGATTGGAGAATACACT GTATTATTCTGGAGGGTGGAGTAAAGGTTAACATTATACCAGAGCGCGCAAGACTTCACGTGACTGTCCGCGCTCCAAGTGACcaagaaatgtttttgttgcGAGACAAAGTCATAAACATCATCACCTCAGCGGCTACCAGCACAGGGTGCCAg GTCGAATATAAGCTGTTTGACAGACCGTGTTCTGCAATGTTGAACAACGGAGTGATGGTCGACCTCTTTGAACACAACCTGTCACGTGTTCAACCACCAGAAGTTCCGACCCGAACCGGAAGCGTATTCGGATCCACGGACATGGGAAATGTTGCCCAAGTGGTGCCCAGTATCCACCCAAACTTCCATATTGGCGGGAGAGCCGTCAACCACACTCGGGACTTTACTGGAGACGCTG GTTCACCCATGGCACAGGAATACACGCTACAAGTAATGAAAGCTCTCGCAATGACAGCGGTAGATATTGTCACCAGCAAAGATCGTTTACAGGAAATTAAACAAGCGTTTGCAGAGGGGTCTAACTACACGTAA
- the LOC128218084 gene encoding alpha-L-fucosidase-like, with amino-acid sequence MAAVMITFLFQFLFFVDCYAKYDPTWKSIDSRPIPSWYDESKLGIFVHWGVFSVPSYSSEWFWENWQHQKLPGIEEFMRENYKPDFTYQDFAKDFSAEFFIADQWADIFNSSGARYLVFVSKHHEGYSNYASRYSFGWNSMDVGPKRDIIGELAESIKERTNMHFGLYHSQYEWFNPLFLKDKATNLTTDDFVKFKTLPEWYEITNRYLPEILWSDGDWEGTDEYWKAKEFIAWLYNDSPVKDTIVINDRWGNGIGCKHGGFFTCGDRFNPGHLINHKWENAMTLDKYSWGYRRNARLSDYLTMDQLIETFVKTVSCGGNMLLNVGPRHDGIIDPLMQDKLAKLGQWLSVNGEAIFSTRPWTYQNDSINGDVWYTNRITEDQNIVYAISLSWPRNNSLYLHSPFPSKQTTVVSLLGYQHKLSWAPAVGQGMIISLPSLAPSELPCQWAWVFQLEGLIQKQRKEPMRMPKFNVNKPPHPHYWPDVSYT; translated from the exons ATGGCGGCTGTCATGATTACTTTCCTGTTTCAATTCTTATTCTTTGTTGATTGTTATGCGAAGTATGATCCAACATGGAAAAGTATAGACTCAAGACCAATACCTTCGTGGTATGATGAATCCAAACTCGGTATATTTGTCCACTGGGGCGTTTTTTCTGTACCGAGCTATTCCTCTGAATGGTTTTGGGAAAACTGGCAACATCAAAAACTCCCAGGTATTGAAGAATTTATGAGGGAGAATTACAAACCTGACTTCACCTATCAAGACTTTGCCAAAGACTTTTCGGCTGAGTTCTTTATTGCTGATCAATGGGCAGATATTTTCAACTCCTCAGGTGCAAG ATACTTGGTGTTTGTCAGTAAACATCATGAAGGGTATTCCAACTATGCTTCACGATACTCATTTGGGTGGAACTCTATGGATGTAGGACCAAAAAGGGACATTATTG GTGAGCTGGCAGAGTCTATCAAGGAACGAACCAACATGCATTTTGGTCTGTATCACTCCCAGTATGAGTGGTTCAACCCTCTGTTCCTGAAAGATAAGGCCACCAATCTCACTACCGATGACTTTGTTAAG tTCAAGACACTGCCAGAGTGGTACGAAATAACAAACCGTTATCTTCCAGAGATTTTATGGTCAGACGGGGACTGGGAAGGAACAGATGAATACTGGAAGGCAAAGGAGTTCATAGCCTGGCTCTACAATGACAG TCCAGTGAAAGACACCATTGTTATCAACGACCGTTGGGGAAATGGAATAGGGTGTAAACATGGAGGCTTCTTCACATGTGGTGACCGATTCAACCCAG GTCATCTAATAAACCACAAGTGGGAGAACGCAATGACGCTAGACAAGTACTCCTGGGGTTATCGTAGAAACGCCCGCCTGTCCGACTACCTGACCATGGACCAGCTGATTGAGACATTTGTAAAAACTGTTAG CTGTGGCGGAAACATGTTGCTGAATGTTGGCCCTCGTCATGATGGGATAATTGACCCGCTGATGCAGGACAAACTTGCCAAGCTTGGCCAGTGGTTATCAGTGAATGGGGAGGCCATATTCAGCACCCGACCTTGGACCTATCAGAATGATTCAATAAATGGAGATGTCTG GTACACAAACCGCATCACTGAAGACCAAAACATCGTATACGCCATCTCTTTGTCCTGGCCTAGAAACAACTCCCTCTACCTTCATTCCCCGTTCCCATCAAAACAGACAACAGTCGTCTCTCTCTTAGGATACCAGCATAAACTGAGCTGGGCACCAGCTGTTGGACAAGGCATGATTATCTCACTTCCCTCACTGGCTCCTAGTGAGCTCCCCTGTCAGTGGGCCTGGGTGTTTCAGCTTGAGGGACTGATACAGAAACAGAGGAAGGAGCCAATGAGGATGCCCAAGTTTAATGTGAATAAGCCTCCACATCCACATTACTGGCCAGATGTTTCCTACACTTAG